From the genome of Geminocystis herdmanii PCC 6308, one region includes:
- a CDS encoding HAD family hydrolase, with protein sequence MKNSQKYILLISIHGLIRGKDLELGKDADTGGQTKYVLELAEALSQREEVERVDLMTKLLIDAQVNDDYSQQLETIREKANIVRISGGNDDYIPKEELWDYLDNFADNAIEFLKSQERLPDVIHTHYADAGYVGVRLSHQLGIPLIHTGHSLGRSKRKRLLASGVKKEIIEQRYKMIRRINAEEETLSSAQRVITSTSQEINEQYAQYDYYEPSQMRVIPPGTDVEKFYPPEGNEWDSEVFQSIERFLTNPHKPIILALSRLDQRKNIITLIEAFGQNSELQEEANLVIFAGTRNDVKDLDESLQDIFTDLLLMIDRYDLYGKVAYPKTITLDNIEIMYRLAALSGGVFVNPALTEPFGLTLIEAAASGLPIVATKDGGPIDIIKNCQNGYLIDPLDPQDIGDKILKVIREKAQWQIFAHNGVTKVKEYYTWASHVETYLKVLQPIIDKNERLVRMPTQRRAMLYHNGAIVSSIDQNLLGDRESLGKLMVLIQEKRKNISFCLATGRRLDSALKVLREYDIVQPDVLITSMGTEIYYSQDLIRDTAWTTHINYQWNRQSIATLLSELEGLTLQPKTEQSLYKISYFYDPTIAPKIEDIKRILLQNEQTVNVIFSFGQFLDIIPIRASKGYAVRWFSSQWDIPLNRILTAGGSGGDEDMMLGNTLSVVVANRHQEELSNLSEVEPIYFSHRQFADGIIDGLNHYDFFNLCES encoded by the coding sequence ATGAAAAATTCACAAAAATATATCTTACTCATTAGCATTCACGGTCTAATAAGAGGAAAAGATTTAGAATTAGGGAAGGATGCAGATACTGGTGGACAAACAAAGTATGTTTTAGAGTTAGCAGAAGCATTATCCCAACGAGAAGAAGTGGAAAGAGTCGATTTGATGACGAAATTGTTAATCGATGCTCAGGTTAATGATGATTATAGTCAACAACTGGAAACTATTAGGGAAAAAGCGAACATTGTTCGTATAAGTGGAGGCAATGATGACTATATACCAAAGGAAGAATTGTGGGATTATTTGGATAATTTTGCCGATAATGCGATCGAATTTTTAAAGAGTCAAGAAAGATTACCTGATGTTATTCATACTCATTATGCTGATGCTGGTTACGTTGGGGTGAGATTGTCTCATCAGTTAGGAATTCCGTTGATTCATACGGGGCATTCTTTAGGAAGAAGTAAGCGTAAAAGATTGTTGGCTAGTGGGGTGAAAAAAGAGATAATTGAGCAACGCTATAAGATGATTCGCCGTATCAATGCAGAAGAAGAAACTTTAAGCTCGGCACAAAGGGTTATTACTAGCACTTCTCAGGAAATAAATGAGCAGTATGCCCAGTACGATTATTATGAACCATCACAAATGCGTGTCATTCCTCCGGGTACGGATGTGGAAAAATTCTATCCCCCAGAGGGTAACGAGTGGGATAGTGAGGTTTTCCAATCGATCGAGCGATTTTTAACTAATCCTCATAAGCCTATTATACTAGCTCTTTCACGGTTAGATCAGAGAAAAAATATCATTACCCTTATTGAAGCCTTTGGACAAAATTCAGAATTACAAGAGGAAGCAAATTTAGTTATTTTTGCAGGTACAAGAAATGATGTCAAAGATTTAGATGAAAGTCTCCAAGACATTTTTACTGATTTATTATTGATGATCGATCGATATGATTTATATGGTAAGGTAGCCTATCCTAAAACCATCACCTTAGATAATATCGAAATAATGTATCGTTTAGCGGCGTTGTCGGGAGGCGTTTTCGTGAATCCTGCTTTAACCGAACCTTTTGGCTTAACCTTAATTGAAGCTGCCGCTAGTGGTTTACCCATTGTAGCCACTAAAGACGGAGGACCGATCGATATAATCAAAAACTGTCAGAATGGTTATTTAATCGATCCCCTTGACCCTCAAGACATTGGTGATAAGATTTTAAAAGTAATTCGGGAAAAAGCTCAATGGCAGATTTTTGCTCACAATGGCGTTACGAAGGTTAAAGAATATTATACTTGGGCTTCCCATGTAGAAACCTATCTCAAAGTCTTACAACCGATTATCGATAAGAATGAACGGTTAGTCAGGATGCCTACCCAACGTAGGGCAATGTTGTATCATAACGGTGCGATCGTCTCTAGTATAGATCAAAACTTACTGGGCGATCGAGAATCATTAGGGAAATTAATGGTGTTAATTCAAGAAAAACGCAAAAACATTAGTTTCTGTCTTGCCACAGGGAGAAGACTCGACTCCGCCCTAAAGGTTTTAAGAGAATATGATATAGTGCAACCAGACGTTTTAATAACAAGCATGGGTACAGAAATCTACTATTCTCAAGACTTAATCCGAGATACTGCTTGGACAACTCATATTAACTACCAATGGAATCGTCAAAGCATCGCCACCTTATTATCAGAATTGGAAGGATTAACTCTACAGCCTAAAACAGAACAAAGTCTCTACAAAATTAGTTATTTTTATGATCCTACGATCGCACCAAAAATAGAAGATATTAAGAGAATACTGCTTCAAAATGAACAAACCGTGAATGTCATCTTTTCTTTTGGACAATTTTTGGATATTATACCCATTAGAGCATCCAAAGGCTACGCTGTAAGATGGTTTTCTAGTCAATGGGATATACCTTTAAATCGTATTCTCACGGCAGGAGGTTCGGGAGGTGATGAAGATATGATGCTAGGTAACACATTATCTGTGGTAGTTGCGAATCGTCATCAAGAGGAGCTTTCTAACCTTAGTGAAGTAGAACCGATATACTTTTCCCATCGACAATTTGCAGACGGAATCATTGACGGCTTGAATCACTACGACTTTTTTAATCTATGCGAATCCTAA
- a CDS encoding RidA family protein: MNKKVIYTKNAPSPVGPYSQAIATQGELIFIAGQIPLNPETGEITGEGDIVAQTQQVMKNIEAILTEAGVNWSNIVKTGVFLKDLGDFVPMNEVYAQYFPENPPARACVEVSRLPKDVLVEIECIAVK, translated from the coding sequence ATGAACAAAAAAGTTATTTACACCAAAAACGCACCCTCACCTGTAGGGCCATATAGTCAGGCGATCGCCACTCAAGGAGAATTAATCTTTATCGCAGGGCAAATTCCCCTTAATCCCGAAACTGGGGAAATTACGGGGGAGGGAGATATAGTTGCTCAAACTCAACAAGTAATGAAAAATATTGAAGCAATTTTGACAGAAGCAGGGGTGAATTGGTCAAATATCGTTAAAACAGGGGTATTTTTAAAAGATTTAGGGGATTTTGTTCCTATGAATGAAGTTTATGCCCAATATTTCCCCGAAAACCCTCCTGCGCGCGCTTGTGTCGAAGTATCTCGTTTACCAAAAGATGTATTGGTAGAAATTGAGTGCATCGCCGTTAAATAG
- a CDS encoding type ISP restriction/modification enzyme: MSRLLINQYRKELETRKRYGGSSNEGAIRYAFATLLNGYCRPRDFILVEELSIVSRLQTKIRLDGIVKDALRLDWGYWEAKDEKDSLDAEIEAKLSKGYPIDNILFEDTKTAVLIQNGSESLRIAMEDDEALDALLNQFLDYERAEVKNFRQAISNFSQDLPIIIDTLRKLIDRQDPPASNSGNRPPTPNSGGVIQDSEVPNVGDLGANQNFIKVRDKFLKICQESINPDINIDDIREMIIQHILTEDIFNNIFSEGQFHQENNIARQLNEVIKTFFTGNVKRNTFKTIQSYYNAIIRTASSIVNHQEKQKFLKVVYENFYKAYNPKEADRLGIVYTPNEIVKFMVQSTDYLLEKHFNKTLGDKGVEILDPCTGTGTFITEILDSLLTRDIEYKYQNEIHCNEMSILPYYIANLNIEYTYQQITKQYLEFENICLVDTLNPTDKGEKQLNMFAMNEENTERIKRQNEKKISVIIGNPPYNAKQENFNDNNANRKYESIDRRIKNSYIKEGTAQNQIVVYDMYTRFIRWATDRLHDEGIIAFISNSSFIDALAFDGFRKIIAQEFNEIWVINTKGNARNSGERRRQEGGNVFSDLIKVGIAVYFLIKNPKKEGFKIYYHELDDYLKADDKKAFFVQNRIENIEFETIKPDSNNNWINQTDNDFDDLIPLIDKDVKAGKTKAVKNEETGELENKICDEAIFQLFFRGMETGRDEWVYDINKENLEIKVKFLINTYQATLQDNKYQDKDKIKWDRELTKYLDKKINKNFDIQQITDSLYRPFSSNYFYFDRHFNRMPSYWFSLKTEDNVDNKIIILPGISSPKDFHCLISRKIVDMNCLPAGCQCLPLYRYENGERKENITDWALNKFKKYYNVEQPSRLSLSDRQDACFTGEDNKINNIEKIDIFHYVYGVLYNPEYRSKYELNLKREFPRIPFYNDFWQWSKWGKQLIELHLNYETIKPYKLTRIDIPLNNPEATPKPKLKADKVNHKIIIDEVTTLTEIPPLAWEYKLGNRSALEWILDQYKEKKSKDKTIAEKFNNYRFADYKEAVIELLKKVTTVSVETMKIIEAMKL; the protein is encoded by the coding sequence ATGTCCCGACTCCTCATCAACCAATATCGTAAAGAATTAGAAACTAGAAAACGCTATGGAGGTAGTAGCAATGAAGGTGCGATTCGTTATGCCTTCGCTACCCTTTTAAACGGTTATTGTCGCCCAAGAGACTTTATTTTAGTCGAAGAATTGTCGATCGTCTCTCGTTTACAGACTAAGATTAGGTTAGATGGTATTGTTAAGGATGCTTTGAGGTTAGATTGGGGATATTGGGAAGCCAAAGACGAAAAAGATAGCCTAGACGCAGAAATTGAAGCCAAACTCAGTAAAGGTTATCCTATCGATAATATTCTCTTTGAAGACACCAAAACCGCCGTTTTAATCCAAAATGGTAGCGAATCTCTACGGATTGCTATGGAGGATGATGAGGCTTTAGACGCTTTACTTAACCAATTTTTAGACTATGAAAGGGCAGAAGTTAAAAACTTTCGACAAGCTATCAGCAATTTTAGTCAAGATTTACCTATCATAATAGATACTCTCAGAAAACTGATCGATCGTCAAGACCCCCCAGCCTCTAATTCTGGGAATCGCCCCCCTACCCCCAATTCTGGGGGAGTAATACAAGATTCAGAAGTCCCCAATGTTGGGGATTTAGGGGCAAATCAAAATTTCATTAAGGTAAGGGATAAATTTCTGAAAATCTGTCAAGAATCCATCAATCCAGACATCAATATTGATGATATTCGAGAGATGATTATTCAGCACATTTTGACAGAAGATATATTTAATAATATTTTTAGTGAAGGGCAATTTCATCAAGAAAATAACATCGCTCGACAATTAAATGAAGTTATCAAAACATTCTTTACTGGTAACGTTAAACGCAACACTTTTAAGACGATTCAAAGTTATTATAATGCCATTATTCGCACTGCTTCTAGTATTGTTAATCATCAGGAAAAACAGAAGTTTTTAAAAGTAGTTTATGAAAACTTTTATAAAGCCTATAACCCGAAAGAAGCAGACAGATTAGGAATAGTTTACACTCCCAACGAAATTGTGAAATTTATGGTACAAAGTACCGATTATTTACTAGAAAAACACTTTAATAAAACATTAGGAGATAAAGGAGTAGAAATTCTTGATCCTTGCACTGGCACAGGTACATTTATTACAGAAATATTAGACTCTTTATTAACAAGAGATATTGAATATAAATATCAAAATGAGATTCACTGTAACGAGATGTCAATTTTGCCTTATTACATAGCAAATCTCAATATCGAATACACTTATCAACAGATAACTAAGCAATATTTAGAGTTTGAAAATATCTGTTTAGTGGATACTTTAAACCCTACAGATAAGGGGGAAAAACAGTTAAATATGTTTGCGATGAATGAGGAAAATACAGAGAGAATTAAACGACAAAATGAGAAAAAAATCTCGGTAATTATTGGCAATCCGCCCTATAATGCTAAACAGGAAAATTTTAATGATAATAATGCTAATCGTAAGTATGAATCGATCGATCGAAGAATCAAAAATAGTTATATTAAGGAAGGTACAGCGCAAAATCAAATAGTGGTTTATGATATGTACACCCGTTTTATTCGTTGGGCAACGGATAGATTACATGATGAAGGAATTATCGCTTTTATTTCTAATTCTTCTTTTATTGATGCTTTAGCTTTTGATGGTTTTAGAAAAATTATTGCTCAAGAATTTAACGAAATTTGGGTAATTAATACTAAAGGAAATGCCCGTAATAGTGGAGAGAGAAGAAGACAAGAGGGAGGCAATGTATTTAGTGATTTAATTAAGGTAGGTATTGCTGTTTATTTCTTGATTAAAAATCCTAAAAAAGAAGGATTTAAAATTTACTATCATGAATTAGATGATTATTTAAAAGCTGATGATAAAAAAGCCTTTTTTGTTCAAAATAGAATAGAAAATATTGAATTTGAAACGATAAAACCTGATAGTAATAATAATTGGATTAATCAAACAGATAATGATTTTGATGATTTAATACCTTTAATTGATAAAGATGTGAAAGCTGGAAAAACTAAAGCGGTTAAAAATGAGGAAACGGGAGAGTTGGAAAATAAAATTTGTGATGAGGCAATTTTTCAATTATTTTTTAGGGGAATGGAAACGGGTAGAGATGAATGGGTTTATGATATTAATAAAGAAAATTTAGAAATTAAAGTTAAATTTTTAATCAATACTTATCAAGCAACATTACAAGATAATAAATATCAAGATAAGGATAAAATTAAATGGGATAGAGAATTAACTAAATACTTAGATAAAAAAATTAATAAAAACTTCGATATTCAGCAAATAACAGATTCTTTATATCGTCCTTTTTCGTCAAATTATTTTTATTTTGATAGACATTTTAATAGAATGCCCTCTTATTGGTTTTCTTTAAAAACAGAAGATAATGTAGATAATAAAATAATCATATTACCCGGAATATCATCACCTAAAGATTTTCATTGCTTAATCTCAAGGAAGATTGTTGATATGAATTGTTTACCTGCTGGTTGTCAATGTTTGCCATTATATAGATATGAAAATGGAGAGAGAAAAGAGAATATAACGGATTGGGCATTAAATAAATTTAAAAAATATTACAATGTGGAACAGCCTTCTAGGCTGTCACTGTCAGACAGGCAAGATGCCTGTTTTACGGGGGAGGATAATAAGATTAATAATATTGAAAAGATTGATATTTTTCATTACGTTTATGGAGTTTTATATAACCCAGAATATCGATCGAAATATGAGTTAAATTTAAAACGAGAGTTTCCGAGAATACCCTTTTATAATGACTTTTGGCAGTGGAGTAAATGGGGTAAACAATTAATAGAATTACACCTCAATTATGAAACCATTAAACCTTATAAATTAACTAGAATAGATATCCCCTTAAATAATCCAGAAGCTACTCCTAAACCGAAACTAAAAGCAGATAAAGTTAACCATAAAATCATTATTGATGAGGTAACAACTTTAACAGAAATTCCTCCTTTAGCATGGGAATATAAACTAGGAAATCGTAGTGCTTTAGAGTGGATTTTAGATCAATATAAAGAGAAAAAATCTAAGGATAAAACTATAGCTGAAAAGTTTAATAATTATCGATTTGCTGACTATAAAGAGGCGGTAATTGAGTTGTTAAAAAAAGTGACAACTGTTAGTGTAGAAACCATGAAAATTATTGAAGCAATGAAGTTATAA